A single genomic interval of Christensenellaceae bacterium 44-20 harbors:
- a CDS encoding zinc ribbon domain-containing protein: MNCKNCGRLIPDQSTFCPYCGASLERAQEVQPAAPQFTAPYAPPVQQSSGKPKKAKGKVQKCQKCGALLGKKEKVCSICGEAMPKQPHGAKAAIISMSVVICLLVCSTVYFMLEMFEGNRAIDKLNEEITSYSEVIEKLNSELATQTKQSESWKRHYQDLKLDYDRMYREASFFHDYAVIVGNSNRYYHSYGCSYLDDSYFYIFNSENARYQGYRPCPHCQ, from the coding sequence ATGAACTGTAAAAACTGTGGACGTCTTATTCCAGATCAAAGCACTTTCTGCCCCTACTGCGGTGCTTCTTTAGAACGAGCTCAGGAGGTTCAGCCTGCCGCCCCTCAGTTTACTGCGCCTTATGCGCCGCCGGTTCAGCAATCTTCTGGCAAGCCAAAGAAGGCAAAAGGCAAGGTGCAGAAATGCCAAAAGTGCGGCGCTTTGCTCGGCAAGAAGGAGAAGGTCTGCTCTATTTGCGGAGAGGCCATGCCGAAACAGCCCCATGGAGCGAAGGCCGCGATCATCAGCATGAGCGTCGTCATCTGCCTGCTCGTATGTTCTACCGTCTACTTCATGCTGGAAATGTTTGAGGGAAACCGCGCGATTGACAAATTGAACGAAGAGATTACCTCTTACTCAGAGGTAATCGAAAAACTAAATTCTGAGTTAGCTACTCAAACCAAGCAGTCAGAATCATGGAAAAGGCACTATCAAGATTTAAAATTAGATTACGATAGAATGTATAGAGAGGCAAGCTTTTTCCATGACTATGCCGTGATTGTCGGAAACAGCAATCGCTACTATCACTCCTATGGTTGCTCTTATCTGGATGACTCATACTTTTATATCTTCAACAGTGAAAACGCAAGATACCAAGGCTATCGCCCCTGCCCGCATTGCCAATAA
- a CDS encoding zinc-ribbon domain-containing protein yields MQNFVASIIMIISHSIKMDREDSMNQSIYSRKTKAFGMPTKWLFFYIFIRFPISFLSFIITLVNSYIPYFPYLFGGYLAPVFYIALLMDFACFAISVITFVKLLKLSPSSFKWNMVYLWFSVGCEVLGILISGSFSPYMLGRITGAFCWAAANLSYFNKRSELFEMEVPPQAPAYVPNYDYVQQPGAPMQNAQSISGGAPSGFSASAGYQPYQNASPSPEAPANAAACFCPKCGNALIAGAKFCNRCGAPMEENNHEL; encoded by the coding sequence TTGCAGAATTTTGTCGCAAGCATTATAATGATAATTAGCCATAGTATAAAAATGGATAGGGAGGATTCTATGAACCAATCAATCTACAGCCGCAAAACAAAGGCGTTCGGAATGCCGACAAAATGGCTCTTCTTCTACATATTTATTCGCTTCCCGATCTCGTTTCTTTCGTTTATAATAACACTAGTTAACAGCTATATCCCCTATTTCCCGTATCTATTCGGAGGATATCTGGCTCCTGTTTTCTATATTGCCCTGCTGATGGATTTTGCCTGTTTTGCTATCAGCGTTATCACCTTTGTGAAACTACTCAAGCTCTCTCCCTCTTCCTTCAAGTGGAACATGGTCTATCTTTGGTTTAGCGTGGGATGCGAAGTGTTGGGGATACTGATTAGCGGGAGTTTTTCACCCTATATGCTGGGTAGAATTACCGGCGCGTTTTGCTGGGCCGCAGCAAATCTTTCCTACTTCAATAAGCGCAGCGAGCTGTTCGAGATGGAGGTACCGCCCCAGGCCCCTGCCTATGTGCCAAACTATGACTATGTGCAGCAGCCTGGCGCTCCCATGCAAAATGCCCAAAGCATCTCTGGCGGCGCACCTTCAGGCTTCTCTGCCTCTGCCGGTTATCAGCCCTATCAGAACGCTTCGCCTTCGCCGGAGGCTCCGGCCAATGCCGCAGCCTGTTTCTGCCCAAAATGCGGAAATGCGCTGATCGCTGGTGCCAAATTCTGCAATCGGTGCGGCGCTCCAATGGAGGAAAACAATCATGAACTGTAA
- the tadA gene encoding tRNA adenosine(34) deaminase TadA — protein MQQTREYYMRLALREAAKAAAIDEVPVGAVIVREGSVIARAHNKREAGKNPCAHAELLAIQKAAKKLGGWRLTGCQLYVTLEPCPMCAGAILNARLDEVCFGAPDPKAGCFGSLCDLNALPFNHHPLVSGGILQEECAQILREYFREKRKKKKE, from the coding sequence ATGCAGCAAACGCGAGAATACTATATGCGCCTGGCTCTGCGCGAAGCCGCCAAGGCCGCGGCCATCGATGAAGTTCCCGTTGGAGCGGTGATCGTCCGGGAGGGCAGCGTCATCGCCCGGGCGCATAACAAGCGCGAAGCGGGCAAAAATCCCTGCGCTCATGCAGAGCTTCTCGCCATTCAAAAGGCCGCGAAAAAGCTGGGCGGATGGCGGCTGACTGGCTGCCAGCTTTATGTAACGCTGGAGCCCTGCCCTATGTGCGCTGGGGCGATTCTCAATGCCCGGCTGGATGAGGTCTGTTTCGGCGCTCCCGATCCCAAAGCCGGCTGTTTTGGCAGTCTTTGCGATTTGAACGCCCTGCCCTTCAATCATCACCCTCTGGTTTCCGGCGGAATCCTGCAAGAGGAATGCGCGCAAATTTTAAGAGAATACTTCCGGGAAAAGCGCAAAAAGAAAAAAGAGTAA
- a CDS encoding HAD-IIA family hydrolase produces the protein MPTPIRDLECFVFDMDGTINLGETLIPGALELIQALLERRIKFFFFTNNSSKAPEDYVKKLERMGFSGITRSHIMTSGDVTLHYLKTHFPAPKVFLSGTPALEAQFAQAGIELLPADTQAADAVVLGFDTTFDFQKAEAICRLVSSGVPFLATNIDRVCPLEGGAFLPDCGSMSAMIEHATGIAPKFMGKPFAETVSFILDAAGTAPEKTAIVGDRLYTDIATAVNGGITGIAVLSGEISQQDIDASEIAPDYTFDSVAGILQALCP, from the coding sequence ATGCCCACACCAATCCGCGATCTGGAATGTTTTGTATTCGATATGGACGGCACCATCAACCTCGGCGAGACGCTGATCCCCGGCGCGCTGGAGCTGATTCAGGCGCTTTTGGAGCGCAGAATCAAGTTTTTCTTCTTTACCAACAACTCCTCCAAAGCACCTGAGGATTATGTCAAAAAGCTGGAACGGATGGGCTTTTCGGGCATCACCCGCTCGCATATCATGACTTCCGGAGATGTTACACTCCACTATCTGAAAACGCATTTTCCTGCCCCAAAGGTGTTTTTATCCGGCACGCCCGCGCTGGAAGCGCAGTTTGCGCAGGCAGGAATCGAGCTTTTGCCGGCCGATACTCAGGCGGCCGATGCCGTTGTACTCGGGTTCGATACTACTTTTGACTTTCAAAAAGCCGAGGCCATCTGCCGGCTCGTCTCTTCCGGCGTTCCCTTTTTGGCCACGAATATCGATCGCGTCTGCCCGCTGGAGGGCGGCGCCTTCCTGCCGGACTGCGGCTCTATGAGCGCCATGATCGAGCATGCCACGGGCATTGCCCCAAAGTTTATGGGCAAGCCCTTTGCAGAAACCGTCTCCTTTATCCTGGATGCCGCAGGAACGGCGCCGGAAAAGACTGCCATCGTCGGCGACCGGCTCTATACCGACATCGCGACGGCCGTGAACGGCGGCATTACGGGCATCGCTGTGCTTTCAGGCGAAATCAGTCAGCAGGATATTGATGCCTCCGAGATTGCCCCGGACTATACATTTGATAGCGTGGCCGGCATTCTCCAAGCGCTCTGCCCCTAA